DNA from Phaeodactylum tricornutum CCAP 1055/1 PHATR_bd_33x35 genomic scaffold, whole genome shotgun sequence:
CATCCTGAGTTAGACTCCACTCCCGAACTAAACGAAGATGGTATCAAGCAATATCAGTCGTTGATTGGGAGTTTACAATGGCTTATCACCCTAGGGCGATTTGATATTGCTACGGCTGTGATGACCATGGCTCGATTCCGTGTTGCGCCTCGAGAAGGCCACCTTGATCGCCTTAAGCGTATGTACGGATACCTTCGTAAGATGAAGGCAGGAGCAATCCGTGTGCGCACCGATCAGCCCAACTACGTTGAGCTACCGGACCGAAGCAACGAATGGGCCCGTTCCATCTACGGAAATGTGGAAGAACTTGTTCCTCACGATGCCCCTACGGCTTTGGGAAAGGCCGTTGTCTTAACCACCTACGTTGACGCAAACCTATATCATGACATGATTACAGGTCGTTCAGTCACCGGTATCCTCCACCTCATAAACCAAACCCCTTTTgaatggttttcgaaacgacaggCTACCGTCGAGACTGCTACCTACGGATCAGAATTTGTGGCTGCACGTATTGCAGTTGAACAAATCATTGATGTGCGCATTACAATGAGGTACCTAGGAGTCACAGTTAAGGGCAAGACTATTATGTTTGGAGATAACCAATCGGTTATCACAAGTTCTACGGAGTCCCAATCACCGATCAACAAACGGCACAACGCTTTGTCCTACCATCGAGTCCGCGAGGCAATTGCTGCTGGCATTGTGgatttccaaaagattttGGGAGCCAACAATCCTGCCGATGTACTCAGCaagcattggggtttccagCAGGCATGGCCTCTTCTTAAGCCTATACTATTCTGGCATGGCGATACATCTGATTGTGATACCAAGGCCTTGAAGGATACAACACAGaccgatggggagtgtcacggtatagtaccatgcgacatgtctcctagtgatgtccgtcctctagacgtcaacacggtgaacggcggttggagtgttcataagggagaagtgagtcgtatggaagttaactcggtcttattgcatgaaattcctatatacaatgatgtatcgtgcgttggagagaacgcgactgaacatgtcgtgttctgacagtggcaacggagtgggactgacaatacttattgcccgactaacggatgtaaatggatgcgctccatttcccgcggcatgcatgttatgaaaggtatttccggttccactataagtatatgtgagcgcgcgtcatggtataaggatactatgatggaagaaagatatttgtgtacgtttgagtttgttcctcaggttttgttgtatcttggcaaatcggaggagcaacaagaattagtttatagcactaattcttcaatcattgttttataagttctttgatccgcattgctagtttacgcataggtcctcgtatccgctgcctaacccaaggggagcgtcgccaacgagtagagttttacagtccctaagtcccttaggtgtatcgccggtcgtttgtaataacgccctctcttttttaccaggctctgttcctaacagcgcttctgtccatacggtgtacattggtgtatatcgtaacaAATGGAGTCGAGCTTGGTTAACTAGCCGTTGAAACTTCTTTTCCCTAGTTGCAAGCCGTTTAAACTGTTTCCATCCTGGAGTATCTAGTAAaccttggcgtttagcataGGCAGCACAAGTAACAGGATCGTCGGCCCGTATGACATCAAGGGGTTCataggtagactccccagtttcccagttaaCAAGAATGTTGTATTTAGAGCCTTTGTAATTCTCATTGTTCGTAGATAGGGGGCCTTGGTGCGCGACAATGTCCTTaaaacgccattgtcgatcaGTATCATGcaattctttgtctagatcagtttcaagtttatctagaatttcgttgtaggcaagaatttcatcatactcgccatcattgatttcgactaAAAAACGCACATCAGagggcttgtcgggatcTAAGATTTTCCTTGCTGCGAacccatccaaaattgggttgCAAAGCATTGGCATTCAAAGGGGATCAACTGACAGCCGCGGAATGCGCAAGGAGACCAAAGTTATTGATGCGTTCATCACGGAACGGGACATGGCCGGCAGGAAGCTGCAAACTGAGGTCATCGTCGGCAGCGGCAGGAGAAGAGACACCAGTTGGGTCCCACTCGTTGTCAGCAGTAAAAGGCACCCATTCGAAGTAGTCCAGGTCCTCCTCGGTAGGAGCCTGCATAGACAAGTAAGTGAGTCCGCCAGAAACCGAAAGCGGGATGACAAAACGACCATcggacgtgatgatacgctGTTTGCCACCAAAAGTACGAGGGACGTCGTCAACAGTGACTCCCCAGGAGCGCATTTGGTTGCACAAATGAATGGTATTACCAGTACCAAGATGAGCATACTGGTGAAACACACCAAAAATGGGGCCATCCGTCGTGTGGATGAGTCCGGCCACCGTTGACAAACAGAGGTTGGTCAATTCCgaatttccaattccagagacagttgcctccaacagGGATTGCAAAATAACGGTTACGTCGGAGCCGCTAAGTCCACCGTTGGCACCACCATCGATCAAAGAGTCCTTATTCAACGAAACATCGTGAGTGGAAAGACGGTACTGCACAGAAGCATGGTTCACTTCGCGGCAATAGGTGGTCCCATtgaccgaaaaagagtcAGACGTGGCTCCGTTCCATGGAGCAGGGTGCTGGCGGGCAGCTGAATTCGAAATGAGCGAACGAAGCAGTTGACCAGGTCCGGCAGCAGGCGGGACGTGAGTCgaagcaaggctttggttgtcaacaGCCATCGAGTCGCTGACATACACCATAGGAGGAGGCTGAGTGGCAGCGGCGTTCACCAATAAGGCAGGGGCAGGAGGTGGAACAGGGCGAGGTCCTTGTTGGTCCATAATGGTCCGCTTCTCTTCGGGAGAGAGAGCATTCCACTTTTCAGGAGGCACAtaattcttgtgcttcttacCAATTGGTTTGTtagttttcttcttggaagaagactgaGACTTCGCATTGTTTGCTGAGCGGCCACTGCGGTGTTTACCgcggtcttccaaatcggttTGATCAATATCAGTCGCATGTTTGAGCATCAAATCATAATCATACTCAAAATTGGAATCGTTGGCACTCATACCCACATGGGTACGAGAGTAAAGCTGAACATTTCCgaggaaaagtttcaattgcggatggGAACGGACAGCTGACTTGAGTTGTACGCTCTTCTGGTGATCCGGCAAGGGGAACTCGTTAATCCGTTCAAGATCGTAAATCAAATTGCGCCAGGTCGTCAAAAAGGCAACACaggtcttgctctttgaagtcgcGAATGAATACAAAGTGAGCTTTGTTTCAATGGATGTGGCAGTGATCTGCGCATTGATACCTTTACCGTACGAGGCAACAAGGTCGCGGTAAACAGCCTGAGCATCCAATTCATCCACATGCTTGTGGAGGATTCCATGCGCACGAGGGGTCAACAATATATTGTTGAACACGCCAAAAGCAAAGTTCTGCATTTCGACAAATGTAtccgtctcgtcgacggtctcGGGCAAATAATCCGGGTCAAGAACCAACTGGACGCCATGGACACGGAGCTTGATACGAATATTTGTATTCCAAGTGACCCAAAAACGGTCTTCACTGAACTTTGGGTACGGAACGAAGTGGTTCTTGATTGTCTTCCGAAACTTTGCGGCAGCACTTTTGACAGAGGAACTCCGAGCGTCTGATCCAACAGGGGTAGCAGGGGCAACAATAGCAGAGGCTGGTTGCCAATACTCAAGGACTTCAGGGGTAAGTTCAAGCCAGGTTTTGTTTGTCACATTGGTACCTTTCGAGAGGAACCATTTGACAATCTTCAAGATCCGATCCTGCTGGGCAGGCGGAAGAAACATACAAACAATGGTGGCAGGGGTATCTCCCACAGAAGGAGTCAAAACACCATATGACACCGTTGCAAGACGATTTTCGGTGATTGAGGCCAACTCGCTGGCCTGAGTAATACcgtactcttcaaagaaccgacggtacgacgaatccgaTGTCGTCGCTCCCAAAAGGTTCACAAGAACATGTTCAAGAGGGTCCATGGTCATAGCAGGGAtgattctcgaacgcaactGTCGGGCCATTCACACGCAACAGAATCTCatgcaccaaggacaaacgagACGAACACAAtatctcgtgcaccaaggacaagcgaGATAACGATTAATCCGATTGACTCGTCAGCagaccgaaaacaacaacaatgccactgGTCTTACCCAACGGATTGTTTAATTGCCATTCTATCACAGAACCAGACAATCCCCAAacaaacgggagcaaagtgattagcaattcaagactgttaatctgtcaacgtcaagtatctcctggcttctgaagacagcacaaggtgatcaagactcgtctggcttctaacaaagagatacaaactaacaaatatggttttcacacaatcgttgttaagatttataaactctaaactaaagagctaatctgttcactttccattcggccccacaatctgccaagcgccatcaTGGTCCttttcactattctccacggtgttatacacggcaccgtgggcacattcatcatagttaccatgctccttagcatggcaacgatcgagtcccgaaacagtcacatcatgtttctgaatactcagctgggattgcgcctgtccaaaaccatccgtgtcgggatttgtggccaaacacacaagattagttttgacaggctcgccttgggtgccacgacccaagtagtgcgcgccatcgcgcgaaccggtactcaaaactgtcattccagttgacattcgccaaggttatgttcatggtctcaatgtgaggggactagaaaaaccctacgacaagcatatcggggttcattttccctttatcttgggtttatgcttataagtctttgttttacgtctttttatcgtatctacaatcctttggtcccacagacacgttttagcccgttatcgttgcagttttctaagcataaacccaagataaagggataaagaaccccgatatgcttgtcgtagggtttttctattAATGTAACAATACTACCTACTCTCTAGAGCTACAGGGACTCCCCCCCCCCAATATCTGACGAAAACAAAGGAGGACGCACTTGACTAATTTCAAAAACATTTAAATTTAAAACGCACTCATCGCCACCGCAGCAAAGAATGAGgaacccagaggaaggaCCGCAGAAAAATGAGCCATCATGACGAGCGAACAACGGAAGCACGTGCCTTGCGTCGTCATATTTTTCCGGTGCCGTCGCATTTCTACCGAAGGGCCAAGCGAGAGCTCTTTTTCCTTCTCATCCTCTTTTTTAGAGAGAACGATCGACAAGATTTCTATTTGATTGGCAAGCTCCAGGGGGGAAAAAGCGGTGGCTTCAGTTAAGGTCGCCTTGGCGGTGCAAATTTTGTTCTGCTCTGACAGCTGGACGTTGGCCGTTGCGGGTAGTAGTGCCAATACCACGAAAAAACTGCATGGCCCATTCCAAATGACACGTTTGTCCGTGTTAGCACTCCACAACGGTTTATTTGGTAGGCTGTCAGGGAAGCTCAATATGCTGAGAGTCCATCTACTACTCCTGCTTCTGGTGATTGCAGAAAAATCGAACAAGTGTTCGGCATATACTGTGATCAGGAGCCGAACCTCTCGGAAGACTCGAAAAAGGCTTCCTTTTCATCCCTTCGTGCATCAAAGGTCTTATGTACCTGCATCGCAGCAACCAGGGCAAGGACAATGCCTTGACAGAGCTTATCGAAGGTTTCCTTGTTCTTCCGCTGCCTTAATGTCTAGCATATTCACTTCTGTGGCCGAGGATGACCATCAATATCACCGCAAGTCCGAAGGAAAACCCAAATTGGACACATCTTCTCAACacaaaacgaaagaagacAAGCTCGACTTGCGATTACTCTTGATAGATCATTACGACTCGTTTACCTACAATTTGGTGGATTTGTTGGCCCAAATTTGTGTCCATCCGCCTAttgtggtggcggcggaTGTTGCGACCTCTTGGGAAGGATTGGAGAAGCACTTACAGCTATTGCTCTCGACTACAAATGAGGACACTCCTTTCCAAAACTACCAACAGGGTGAGCTGACATCGTCGGTCGATCTACTGGACGGCATTGTGCTGTCACCCGGTCCAGGTCGGCCAGATCAGGCCCCTTTGTCATTGGATATAGTTCGAAAGGCTCCCAGTAATTTACCTATATTGGGGGTCTGTTTGGGACACCAAATTTTGGGGCATGTGTACGGGGCTAACGTCACGTTGGCACCAAACCCAATTCACGGACAGGTGCAAGCCATACGGAGGGTAAATGGTGAAGAAAACGACGAAGATCCCTTGTGGAAGAATATCCCTCATTTTATCAATGTAACACGATACCATTCCCTTCAAGTCCTTTTGGACCACAACAAGGAAAGCCCACTACTGATACCGACTGCTCTAGCCGAAAACGACAACGTTGTTATGGGATTACGGCATCATTTGCTGCCTCATTTTGGAGTTCAATTTCATCCCGAATCGATTGGATCCAGCACATGGGGGCCCGAATTGCTGCGCAATTTTTGTAACCTCTGTGTGGCTCGGCAAGACAGGAATATAACCACAACACAAGCAACGAGACAGATGACATGGAATACCAGCGGCATATTGGATTCTCAAGAGAATACAGTCTCACCGTTACCGGTTCTGAAGGAGCTGACTCAGGCCACCATTTCCACCCGCACGGGCTCAATACATACCACCACCAGGTCTCCACCGCGAGTGTTTCTGCACCGCATTGAATATACAGAAATGGAACCGGAAATTTTGATGCAGACCTATCTCGTCAACGAGCCCTACAATTTTTGGCTAGATTCCGCCAATGCCGAAACAAACAAATCATCTTCGCAGCAAACCATGTACAGTATTCTTGGTGCAGCCAAATCACGGGTGGAATATTacggaaaggaaaagaacgaTCGACAGGGAATATACGTGTTCGAAGAGGAGGCCTTGAAGCTCCACCTTCCCGACACCGATGTCTTGACGTACTTGGAACAGTACCACAATCCAAGGCGCCTTACCGAAGGAGCCACTATCTTGTCGTTTGAAAAGAAGTGTGCCGATGAAAGAGGCTGCATCACTAAGCTATTTGTGCCAGAAACAGAATTGAGCCAGCAAGTAGGCTTCGGCTTTCGCGGCGGACACGTAGGTTATTTGGGCTACGAGACGCGCCACGATACAACTAGCTATCTAGAGGCCTACGAAGGTGGAGGTACTGCTCCAACccgcaaagaaaaaagccgGTTGTCCAGCAGTACCGATCCCCACGTTCCAACGGCTGCATTTTTGTGGGCCGACCGTAGCTATGTCTATAACCACCGCAATCGAGAGTGGTACTTGGTTGGTGTAGCAGAGACGTCTGATGACGAAAGCGCCGTCTTAGTCTGGATGAAAAGAACATCTCAGCTTATGAGGAGAAGCTTCAAAAAGCCATTATCATCCGATAGCCGACTGTACCAGCAACTTGGTAATTTGAGGTATACTCAGCCCGTGATGTGTAAGCCGAATCGAAGTCGCGGAAAATATGATCGCAATTTTGACTCTTGTATTGAATACATTCGACAGGGCGACTCCTACGAGCTGTGTTTGACAAATCAA
Protein-coding regions in this window:
- a CDS encoding predicted protein: MTMDPLEHVLVNLLGATTSDSSYRRFFEEYGITQASELASITENRLATVSYGVLTPSVGDTPATIVCMFLPPAQQDRILKIVKWFLSKGTNVTNKTWLELTPEVLEYWQPASAIVAPATPVGSDARSSSVKSAAAKFRKTIKNHFVPYPKFSEDRFWVTWNTNIRIKLRVHGVQLVLDPDYLPETVDETDTFVEMQNFAFGVFNNILLTPRAHGILHKHVDELDAQAVYRDLVASYGKGINAQITATSIETKLTLYSFATSKSKTCVAFLTTWRNLIYDLERINEFPLPDHQKSVQLKSAVRSHPQLKLFLGNVQLYSRTHVGMSANDSNFEYDYDLMLKHATDIDQTDLEDRGKHRSGRSANNAKSQSSSKKKTNKPIGKKHKNYVPPEKWNALSPEEKRTIMDQQGPRPVPPPAPALLVNAAATQPPPMVYVSDSMAVDNQSLASTHVPPAAGPGQLLRSLISNSAARQHPAPWNGATSDSFSVNGTTYCREVNHASVQYRLSTHDVSLNKDSLIDGGANGGLSGSDVTVILQSLLEATVSGIGNSELTNLCLSTVAGLIHTTDGPIFGVFHQYAHLGTGNTIHLCNQMRSWGVTVDDVPRTFGGKQRIITSDGRFVIPLSVSGGLTYLSMQAPTEEDLDYFEWVPFTADNEWDPTGVSSPAAADDDLSLQLPAGHVPFRDERINNFGLLAHSAAVS
- a CDS encoding predicted protein; the protein is MSSIFTSVAEDDHQYHRKSEGKPKLDTSSQHKTKEDKLDLRLLLIDHYDSFTYNLVDLLAQICVHPPIVVAADGELTSSVDLLDGIVLSPGPGRPDQAPLSLDIVRKAPSNLPILGVCLGHQILGHVYGANVTLAPNPIHGQVQAIRRVNGEENDEDPLWKNIPHFINVTRYHSLQVLLDHNKESPLLIPTALAENDNVVMGLRHHLLPHFGVQFHPESIGSSTWGPELLRNF